A genomic segment from Burkholderia plantarii encodes:
- a CDS encoding glycine zipper domain-containing protein: protein MNDIQNRRRVSRWRCAAGLATVFALAGCAVEPPSNPTVMALPAKGKSLNEFQQDDYGCRNVASRAVQPQADSPGARNGALAAAALGGAGGAAVGALIGSASGNAGPGAAIGAGVGLLAGGARGSQQRAQTAASLQQQYDNAYAQCITAKGDVIEAPQPAPVAWVPVVTAAPPPVVYAPATYYYVPR, encoded by the coding sequence ATGAACGACATCCAGAACCGGCGACGTGTTTCGCGATGGCGGTGCGCAGCCGGCCTCGCGACGGTGTTCGCGCTGGCCGGTTGCGCGGTCGAGCCGCCGAGCAATCCGACCGTGATGGCGCTGCCCGCGAAGGGCAAGAGCCTGAACGAGTTCCAGCAGGACGACTACGGCTGCCGCAACGTCGCGAGCCGCGCGGTCCAGCCGCAAGCCGATTCGCCGGGCGCGCGCAACGGCGCGCTCGCCGCCGCGGCGCTCGGCGGCGCCGGCGGCGCCGCGGTCGGTGCCCTGATCGGCTCGGCCTCGGGCAACGCGGGGCCCGGCGCGGCGATCGGGGCCGGCGTGGGCCTGCTGGCGGGCGGCGCCAGGGGCTCGCAGCAGCGCGCGCAGACGGCCGCCTCGTTGCAGCAGCAATACGACAACGCGTACGCGCAGTGCATCACCGCGAAGGGCGACGTGATCGAGGCGCCGCAGCCGGCGCCGGTGGCGTGGGTACCCGTGGTGACCGCCGCGCCGCCGCCGGTGGTCTACGCGCCGGCGACCTACTACTACGTACCGCGCTGA
- a CDS encoding EF-hand domain-containing protein — MKRLSIILVALVAASSAYAQSSMQQKLEQRFAAADADHDGKLTLAEAQAGMPRLAAHFDEIDTAHQGYVTLDQIEQFAASRRQ, encoded by the coding sequence ATGAAACGTCTGTCAATCATTCTCGTCGCACTGGTCGCCGCCTCGTCGGCCTATGCGCAGAGCAGCATGCAGCAGAAGCTCGAGCAGCGCTTCGCGGCCGCCGACGCCGATCACGACGGCAAGCTCACGCTCGCCGAGGCGCAGGCCGGCATGCCGCGCCTGGCCGCCCATTTCGACGAGATCGATACGGCGCATCAGGGCTATGTGACGCTCGATCAGATCGAACAGTTCGCCGCGAGCCGACGTCAGTAA
- a CDS encoding arabinose transporter: MSTPLQTDSSRTRLHLLAAILFVSYLCVAIPLPVIPVFVTHRLGLDNVWAGLGVGIAFLSTIFTRGYAGNVADRLGAKTAVVRGMLLYAGGAAISLLAGFAGAPWAAFGTLVLGRLLLGLGESLVGVGIITWGVGLVGPARSGQVLALVGAAIYGAFALGGPIGLVLLERVGFSGTMAVSALLPCIGLAVVAGLAGIAPHPHGKRPSFASVVGRLWLHGLVVCLQGIGFAAIGAFFALDFLHNGWHYAGLGLTAFGVGFVLVRVLFGHLPDRVGGLPVAIGSLAVETIGQLMIWSANDPGLALAGAFLTGLGCSMVFPAMGREVVHLVAPHLRGAAMGAYAAFQDLAYGLTGPVAGMLADRSGYGGVFLAGGVAALIGMLVVLYLQRVRAPVAQ, encoded by the coding sequence ATGTCTACACCCTTGCAAACCGATTCATCGCGCACGCGGCTTCATCTGCTCGCCGCGATCCTGTTCGTTTCCTATCTCTGCGTGGCAATTCCGCTGCCGGTGATCCCCGTCTTCGTCACGCATCGACTCGGCCTCGACAACGTCTGGGCCGGCCTCGGCGTCGGCATCGCCTTCCTGAGCACCATCTTCACGCGCGGCTACGCCGGCAATGTGGCCGACCGGCTCGGCGCCAAGACGGCCGTGGTGCGCGGCATGCTGCTCTATGCCGGCGGCGCGGCGATCTCGCTGCTGGCCGGCTTCGCCGGCGCGCCGTGGGCCGCGTTCGGCACGCTGGTGCTCGGGCGGCTGCTGCTCGGGCTCGGCGAGAGTCTGGTCGGCGTCGGCATCATCACCTGGGGCGTCGGGCTGGTCGGGCCGGCGCGCTCGGGCCAGGTGCTGGCCCTCGTCGGCGCGGCCATCTACGGTGCGTTCGCGCTGGGCGGGCCGATCGGGCTGGTCCTGCTTGAGCGCGTCGGCTTCTCCGGCACGATGGCCGTCAGTGCCTTGCTGCCGTGCATCGGGCTGGCGGTGGTGGCCGGCCTGGCCGGCATCGCGCCGCACCCGCACGGCAAGCGCCCGTCGTTCGCGAGCGTGGTCGGACGGCTCTGGTTGCACGGTCTGGTGGTGTGCCTGCAGGGCATCGGCTTCGCCGCGATCGGCGCGTTCTTCGCGCTCGACTTCCTGCACAACGGCTGGCATTACGCGGGGCTCGGGCTGACCGCATTCGGCGTCGGCTTCGTGCTGGTGCGCGTGCTGTTCGGCCATCTGCCCGATCGTGTGGGCGGCCTGCCGGTGGCGATCGGGTCGCTGGCGGTCGAGACCATCGGGCAGTTGATGATCTGGAGTGCGAATGATCCGGGGCTGGCGCTGGCCGGCGCCTTCCTGACCGGGCTCGGCTGCTCGATGGTGTTCCCGGCGATGGGGCGCGAGGTCGTGCATCTGGTGGCGCCGCATCTGCGCGGCGCGGCGATGGGCGCCTACGCCGCGTTCCAGGATCTGGCCTACGGCCTGACCGGGCCGGTGGCCGGGATGCTTGCCGATCGCAGCGGCTACGGCGGCGTGTTCCTCGCCGGCGGCGTGGCGGCGTTGATCGGCATGCTGGTCGTGCTGTATCTGCAGCGCGTGCGTGCGCCCGTCGCGCAGTGA
- a CDS encoding siderophore-interacting protein yields the protein MTTFSRPRGHATGPTIERVRHDDRVRMLRVARVERLTPHMSRVSFVGEALVGFHSLAPDDRVKLSFPGVGAAGAEARRDYTVRRHDAAAGTLVIDFALHDAGPASDWARTARPGDTLAVGGPKGSAVIAGSVRRWLLIGDETALPAIGRRIEEAGAGTRITSLVCVAGAAERQQFETAASLDARWVHRPLSQAHLPDALLAAARQLEIGLDTFLWVAAEASVARALRRHFVDERAHPTGWFKFSGYWVAGEANAHRRLD from the coding sequence ATGACGACCTTTTCCCGACCGCGCGGCCACGCCACGGGGCCGACGATCGAGCGCGTGCGTCACGACGATCGGGTGCGCATGCTGCGGGTGGCGCGCGTCGAGCGCCTGACGCCGCACATGTCACGCGTGAGCTTCGTGGGCGAGGCGCTGGTTGGCTTTCACAGCCTCGCGCCCGACGATCGCGTCAAGCTGTCGTTTCCCGGCGTCGGCGCCGCCGGTGCCGAGGCGCGGCGCGACTACACGGTGCGCCGCCACGATGCGGCCGCCGGCACGCTGGTGATCGACTTCGCGCTGCATGACGCGGGGCCGGCCTCGGACTGGGCGCGCACGGCGCGGCCCGGCGACACGCTCGCCGTCGGCGGTCCGAAGGGCTCGGCAGTGATCGCCGGCAGCGTGCGGCGCTGGCTGCTGATCGGTGACGAGACGGCGCTGCCCGCGATCGGCCGGCGCATCGAGGAAGCCGGTGCCGGCACGCGCATCACGAGCCTCGTGTGCGTGGCCGGCGCGGCCGAGCGACAGCAGTTCGAGACGGCCGCGAGCCTCGACGCGCGCTGGGTCCATCGGCCGCTGTCGCAGGCGCATCTGCCGGACGCACTGCTGGCGGCGGCGCGGCAGCTCGAGATCGGGCTGGACACGTTCCTCTGGGTGGCGGCCGAGGCTTCGGTCGCGCGTGCATTGCGTCGTCATTTCGTCGACGAACGCGCGCATCCGACCGGCTGGTTCAAGTTCTCGGGCTACTGGGTGGCGGGAGAGGCCAATGCGCACCGGCGCCTCGACTGA
- a CDS encoding TetR family transcriptional regulator produces the protein MTPRRTTRISARKLPQQARSTELVAAILDAATQVLAKEGAQRFTTARVAEKAGVSIGSIYQYFPNKASILFQLQCDEWSRTAEMLRSILDDARRPPLERLRTLVHRFVQSECEEAGMRVALGDAAPLYRDAPEASEARIAGQGIIDAFMGEALPLASKAERQLAGDLVNTTLRMLGKRFSEHPRTPAEISSYADGMADMFCAYLRALARE, from the coding sequence ATGACCCCACGCCGAACCACCCGTATTTCCGCGCGCAAGCTGCCGCAACAGGCGCGCTCGACCGAGCTCGTCGCGGCGATTCTCGATGCGGCCACCCAGGTGCTGGCGAAGGAAGGCGCGCAGCGCTTCACCACGGCGCGCGTCGCGGAGAAGGCCGGCGTCAGCATCGGCTCGATCTACCAGTACTTCCCGAACAAGGCGTCGATCCTGTTCCAGTTGCAGTGTGACGAATGGAGCCGGACCGCCGAGATGCTGCGCTCGATCCTTGATGATGCGCGTCGCCCGCCGCTCGAGCGGTTGCGCACGCTGGTCCATCGCTTCGTGCAATCGGAGTGCGAGGAGGCGGGCATGCGGGTGGCACTCGGCGATGCCGCGCCGCTGTACCGCGACGCGCCGGAGGCGAGCGAAGCCCGCATCGCGGGGCAAGGCATCATCGACGCGTTCATGGGCGAGGCGCTGCCCCTTGCCTCGAAAGCCGAACGCCAGCTCGCCGGCGATCTGGTCAACACCACGCTGCGCATGCTCGGCAAGCGGTTTTCCGAGCATCCGCGCACGCCCGCCGAAATCAGCAGCTATGCCGACGGCATGGCCGACATGTTCTGTGCCTACCTTCGCGCGCTCGCGCGCGAGTGA
- a CDS encoding FCD domain-containing protein has translation MSQPDKESVHASSTLSNKVFNELRRDILLGIYKPGQKLLLNELKQRYAVGGSPIREALLQLVWKKYVVTEPQRGFWVAPVSLDELREVLIVRRGLAEYAVRRSLEQGDEAWELEVLSAYHRLSRMDPRNPATDLQEWADRHTAFHIAIMNGSRSPVVVDLMESLYDRLERYRHIWFDPKLPVDMQYSDEGEHEAILHAVLAHDVARTLELLAQHYSHVMAVAESLTAESFETKTAGAGRG, from the coding sequence ATGTCTCAGCCGGATAAAGAATCGGTCCATGCCAGTTCGACCCTGTCGAACAAGGTCTTCAACGAACTGCGGCGCGATATTCTGCTCGGAATATACAAGCCCGGGCAGAAGCTGCTGCTCAACGAACTGAAGCAGCGCTACGCGGTGGGCGGTTCGCCGATTCGCGAGGCGCTGCTGCAACTGGTCTGGAAGAAATACGTGGTCACCGAACCGCAGCGCGGCTTCTGGGTGGCGCCGGTGTCGCTCGACGAACTGCGCGAGGTGCTGATCGTGCGGCGCGGGCTGGCCGAATACGCGGTGCGCCGCTCGCTGGAGCAGGGCGACGAGGCCTGGGAGCTCGAAGTGCTGTCCGCGTACCATCGCCTGAGCCGCATGGACCCGCGCAATCCGGCCACCGATCTGCAGGAGTGGGCCGACCGGCACACCGCCTTCCACATCGCGATCATGAACGGCAGCCGCTCGCCGGTGGTCGTCGACCTGATGGAGTCGCTATACGACCGGCTCGAACGCTACCGGCACATCTGGTTCGATCCGAAATTGCCGGTCGACATGCAATACAGCGATGAAGGCGAGCACGAGGCGATCCTCCACGCGGTGCTGGCGCATGACGTGGCGCGCACGCTCGAGCTGCTGGCGCAGCACTATTCCCATGTGATGGCGGTGGCCGAGAGCCTCACCGCCGAATCGTTCGAGACGAAGACGGCCGGCGCCGGCCGCGGCTGA
- the tyrS gene encoding tyrosine--tRNA ligase — translation MRHGTLIKDMQARGLISQVASPEALDALLAREPITLYCGFDPTADSLHVGHLVPLLLLRRFQMHGHRPIALVGGATGMIGDPSFKANERKLNTGEVVAGWVEKIRRQLTPFLSFDGASAARLVNNHDWFAQMSALDFLRDIGKHFSVNAMIKKESVQQRIDRDEVGISFTEFAYSLLQSHDFVELNRRFGCVLQIGGSDQWGNITAGIDLVRRVNQVQAFGLTVPLITNSDGTKFGKSEGNAVWLDAGKCSPYRFHQFWLGVADADVYRFLRYFTFLDMEEIDAIEAADRAGDGKPQGQRVLAEHVTRLIHGDAALAAAQRITASLFSNDVTSLSAEDFAQLAQDGLPHAVCEAPRLALLEALCMTGLAASKSEARTLIDSGAIGINGERVEQATGIERTLDADDRKFGRYTLLKRGRKQYALLCWQA, via the coding sequence ATGCGGCACGGAACACTGATCAAGGACATGCAGGCGCGCGGGCTGATCTCGCAGGTGGCCTCGCCCGAGGCGCTCGACGCGCTGCTCGCGCGCGAGCCGATCACGCTGTATTGCGGATTCGATCCGACCGCCGACAGCCTGCACGTCGGGCATCTGGTGCCGCTGTTGCTGCTGCGCCGCTTCCAGATGCACGGCCACCGGCCGATCGCGCTGGTCGGCGGCGCCACCGGCATGATCGGCGATCCCAGCTTCAAGGCGAACGAGCGCAAGCTCAACACGGGCGAGGTGGTGGCCGGCTGGGTGGAGAAGATCCGCCGCCAGCTCACGCCGTTCCTGTCGTTCGACGGCGCCAGCGCCGCGCGCCTCGTCAACAATCACGACTGGTTCGCCCAAATGAGCGCGCTCGATTTCCTGCGCGACATCGGCAAGCACTTTTCCGTCAACGCGATGATCAAGAAGGAATCGGTGCAGCAGCGGATCGATCGCGACGAGGTCGGCATTTCGTTTACCGAATTCGCCTACAGCCTGCTGCAGAGCCACGACTTCGTGGAGCTGAACCGGCGCTTCGGCTGCGTGCTGCAGATCGGCGGCTCCGACCAGTGGGGCAACATCACGGCCGGCATCGATCTGGTCCGGCGCGTGAACCAGGTGCAGGCGTTCGGCCTGACGGTGCCGCTGATCACCAACAGCGACGGCACCAAGTTCGGCAAGAGCGAGGGCAACGCCGTGTGGCTCGATGCCGGCAAGTGCTCGCCGTATCGATTCCATCAGTTCTGGCTCGGCGTGGCCGACGCCGACGTCTACCGCTTCCTGCGCTACTTCACGTTCCTCGACATGGAAGAGATCGACGCGATCGAGGCCGCGGACCGCGCCGGCGACGGCAAGCCGCAAGGCCAGCGGGTGCTGGCCGAGCACGTCACGCGTCTGATCCACGGCGACGCCGCGCTCGCCGCCGCGCAACGGATCACGGCGAGCCTGTTCAGCAACGATGTCACGTCGCTGTCGGCGGAGGATTTCGCGCAGCTCGCGCAGGATGGCCTGCCGCACGCCGTCTGCGAGGCGCCGCGGCTGGCGCTGCTAGAAGCCTTGTGCATGACGGGGCTGGCCGCCTCGAAAAGCGAGGCGCGCACGCTGATCGACAGCGGCGCGATCGGCATCAACGGCGAGCGGGTGGAGCAGGCGACGGGCATCGAACGAACGCTCGACGCGGATGACCGGAAATTCGGCCGCTATACGCTGCTCAAGCGCGGCCGGAAGCAGTACGCCTTGTTGTGCTGGCAGGCCTGA
- a CDS encoding amino acid permease, producing MPIGFKALGATLLLSGTMLGAGMLALPLMSAGMGFEYASIALLLIWALMCYTGLMLLEICLSFPVGFGFDAIAERLFGAKGMYVINASLLLLLYSLSSAYISGGGSTYASNLHHYLGVSASPTLLSSAFTVLIGSIVCISTVAVDRVNRLLFALNILIFLLLSLTIQPYVSSTNLRAGDDAAKYVLAALPVFLTAFGFHSSVPSMVKYLGPQRPRLLRNVFVAGSLLPLGVYLLWVFNTLGTLPRFGATSFSAISHCHGSVGMFLDQFHLLANSPRVPTLLSAFSSIALFTSYLCVSLGLFDALAGSLRRGDQLRERIQTACVTYLPPFAFVLLFPKGFVMALGAAAIFLTILAVLFPATALIKLRRMDGTHRRRLGACQPAYRVIGGAAAHRLVAAAGLGIIVIQILVMQGRLPVF from the coding sequence ATGCCAATCGGCTTCAAGGCACTGGGCGCCACCCTGCTGCTCTCCGGCACCATGCTCGGCGCCGGCATGCTGGCTTTACCGCTGATGTCGGCAGGAATGGGTTTCGAATACGCGAGCATCGCGCTGCTCTTGATCTGGGCGCTGATGTGCTACACCGGCCTGATGCTGCTGGAGATCTGCCTGTCCTTTCCCGTCGGCTTCGGGTTCGACGCGATCGCCGAGCGGCTGTTCGGCGCGAAGGGCATGTACGTGATCAACGCCAGCCTGCTGTTGCTGCTCTATTCGCTGTCCTCGGCCTACATTTCCGGCGGCGGCTCCACCTACGCCTCCAACCTGCATCACTATCTCGGCGTCTCGGCCTCGCCGACCCTGCTGTCGTCCGCCTTCACCGTGCTGATCGGCTCGATCGTCTGCATCAGCACCGTCGCCGTCGATCGCGTCAACCGCCTGCTGTTCGCGCTGAACATCCTGATCTTCCTGCTGCTGAGCCTCACGATCCAGCCGTATGTGTCGAGCACCAACCTGCGCGCCGGCGACGACGCCGCGAAATACGTGCTCGCCGCGCTGCCGGTGTTTCTCACCGCGTTCGGCTTCCACAGCAGCGTGCCGAGCATGGTCAAGTATCTCGGCCCGCAACGGCCGCGCCTGCTGCGCAACGTGTTCGTGGCCGGCAGCCTGCTGCCGCTCGGCGTCTACCTGCTGTGGGTGTTCAACACGCTCGGCACGCTGCCGCGCTTCGGCGCGACCAGCTTCTCGGCGATCTCGCACTGCCACGGCTCGGTGGGCATGTTCCTCGACCAGTTCCACCTGCTCGCGAACAGCCCGCGCGTGCCCACGCTGCTCTCGGCGTTTTCGTCGATCGCGCTGTTCACGTCCTACCTGTGCGTCTCGCTGGGCCTGTTCGACGCGCTGGCCGGCAGCCTGCGGCGCGGCGACCAATTGCGCGAGCGGATCCAGACGGCGTGCGTCACCTACTTGCCGCCATTCGCGTTCGTGTTGCTGTTCCCCAAGGGTTTCGTCATGGCGCTCGGTGCCGCGGCGATATTCCTGACTATTCTGGCGGTGCTGTTCCCGGCCACCGCGCTCATCAAGCTGCGCCGCATGGACGGCACGCACCGCCGCCGGCTCGGCGCCTGCCAGCCCGCGTATCGCGTCATCGGCGGCGCCGCCGCGCACCGGCTCGTGGCGGCGGCCGGGCTCGGCATCATCGTGATCCAGATCCTCGTGATGCAGGGCCGCCTGCCGGTGTTCTGA
- a CDS encoding pyridoxal phosphate-dependent decarboxylase family protein, which produces MTDKQQSNLNVDALFLGPKSENSVFFKEMVGYAVSEHMHWRTDFHPEDPALVTPVEQHAPDFRQTLYRTEGILRQLSSKLKNTSVPWFSPRYLGHMNADTLMVSNLAYVMTMMYNPNNCAHEASPTTTGLEIEAGNDLCRMFGYDPKRAWGHITSGGTVANYEGVWVARNLKTMPLAIAQHEKARDLVAGMSERELLNMRPAAILDLTDELKKRGLFEEVRALSCRGAGVKPATLGKILVPQSKHYSWMKAMDVLGIGQDMIVPLPVDENYRTDVARMREIVFELIEQGSPILAVVSVVGTTEEGSIDRVDEVIKLRAECEARHGVSFYVHVDAAYGGYVRSMFLDEQDRFMEYDALIARYRADGIVPDGVVWPKRAVYDGFKAMEEADSITVDPHKVGYVPYSAGAICMKDKRIVDLVSYHAAYVFEEVAEEADTEAQVVLGSSIMEGSKAGATAAAVWAAHRLVPLNISGYGRVIARGIVAADWFARRLASAPPFVIGERRFEVRPVMHPDFHMVNFTFKEIGNGSLEDHNRLNKRMYEICSYASGRTYANDFLTSSTSLSVEEYGHAPLHYVLERGFSRAEWDEVESVYILRAAVMTHCLAKPDDFDAYWDELREVFTAKLRQIVDMEEKENALFNSPLVPA; this is translated from the coding sequence ATGACTGACAAACAACAATCCAACCTCAACGTCGACGCACTGTTCCTGGGTCCGAAGTCCGAAAACAGCGTGTTTTTCAAGGAAATGGTGGGCTACGCCGTGAGCGAGCACATGCACTGGCGTACCGACTTCCATCCGGAAGATCCGGCGCTGGTCACACCCGTCGAGCAGCACGCGCCGGACTTCCGCCAGACCCTGTATCGCACCGAAGGCATCCTGCGCCAGCTCTCGTCGAAGCTGAAGAACACCTCGGTGCCGTGGTTCTCGCCGCGCTACCTCGGGCACATGAACGCCGACACGCTGATGGTTTCCAACCTCGCCTACGTGATGACGATGATGTACAACCCGAACAACTGCGCGCACGAGGCCTCGCCCACCACCACCGGGCTCGAGATCGAGGCCGGCAACGATCTGTGCCGGATGTTCGGCTACGACCCGAAGCGCGCGTGGGGGCACATCACCTCCGGCGGCACCGTGGCGAACTATGAAGGCGTGTGGGTGGCCCGCAACCTGAAGACCATGCCGCTCGCCATCGCGCAGCACGAAAAAGCGCGCGACCTGGTGGCCGGCATGAGCGAGCGCGAGCTGCTCAACATGCGGCCCGCCGCGATCCTCGACCTGACCGACGAGCTGAAGAAGCGCGGCCTGTTCGAGGAAGTGCGCGCGCTGTCGTGCCGTGGCGCGGGCGTGAAGCCGGCCACGCTCGGCAAGATCCTGGTGCCCCAATCGAAGCACTACTCGTGGATGAAGGCGATGGACGTGCTCGGCATCGGCCAGGACATGATCGTGCCGCTGCCGGTGGACGAGAACTACCGGACCGACGTGGCGCGGATGCGTGAAATCGTGTTCGAGCTGATCGAGCAGGGCAGCCCGATCCTGGCCGTGGTGTCGGTGGTGGGCACCACCGAGGAAGGCTCGATCGACCGCGTCGACGAAGTGATCAAGCTGCGCGCCGAATGCGAGGCGCGGCACGGCGTGTCGTTCTACGTCCACGTCGACGCGGCCTACGGCGGCTACGTGCGTTCGATGTTCCTCGACGAGCAGGACCGGTTCATGGAATACGACGCGCTGATCGCCCGCTACCGCGCCGACGGCATCGTGCCGGACGGCGTGGTCTGGCCGAAGCGCGCCGTGTACGACGGCTTCAAGGCGATGGAAGAGGCCGATTCGATCACCGTCGATCCGCACAAGGTCGGCTACGTGCCCTACTCGGCCGGCGCGATCTGCATGAAGGACAAGCGCATCGTCGATCTGGTGTCGTACCACGCCGCCTACGTGTTCGAGGAAGTGGCCGAGGAAGCCGACACCGAAGCGCAGGTCGTGCTCGGCTCCTCGATCATGGAAGGCTCGAAGGCCGGCGCCACGGCCGCTGCGGTCTGGGCAGCCCACCGGCTGGTGCCGCTCAACATCTCCGGCTACGGCCGCGTGATCGCGCGCGGCATCGTCGCCGCCGACTGGTTCGCGCGGCGCCTCGCCAGCGCGCCGCCGTTCGTGATCGGCGAGCGCCGGTTCGAGGTGCGCCCGGTCATGCATCCCGACTTCCACATGGTCAACTTCACGTTCAAGGAAATCGGCAACGGCAGCCTGGAAGACCACAACCGCCTGAACAAGCGCATGTACGAGATCTGCTCGTATGCGTCGGGCCGCACTTACGCGAACGACTTCCTCACGTCGTCCACTTCGCTGAGCGTCGAGGAATACGGCCACGCCCCGCTGCACTACGTGCTGGAACGCGGCTTCAGCCGTGCCGAGTGGGACGAGGTCGAGAGCGTCTACATCCTGCGCGCGGCCGTGATGACGCATTGTCTGGCCAAGCCCGATGACTTCGACGCGTACTGGGACGAACTGCGCGAGGTGTTCACGGCCAAGCTCCGGCAGATCGTCGACATGGAAGAGAAGGAAAACGCCCTCTTCAACTCGCCGCTGGTGCCGGCCTGA
- a CDS encoding APC family permease, which yields MTTDTKPPAKIGVFTFVMITAAVVVSVRTLPMTAQPGMTTLFLTLASALLFLVPTALVSAELATAWPQDGGIFIWVREAFGERIGFVAVWMQWIQMVFGMTSIIMVIAATFAYVFDPALASNKFYMLAMILGIWWGCTLVNMRGVKTLGWVSTVCVSLGVFLPGVLLIGCGITYVLAGHPIMTDVSWTWSNLIPSFSDSGTMGLFIGFVFVVMGMEVSASNVSSIKDARRNYPIAIILVSIVMVLLSVIGSAAIFVAIPKQQISMTAGLMQAFDLYFRQWGMPWLAPVMALCVGLGLVGQVNSWVLGPVRGLQATANSGALPAFLQKSNAHGVPVTLVLIQAFAITLVGVLITVMPNVDNFYFMLMGLTGLVYLVAYLFMFAAAIHLRYKRPDVARSFKVPGGNLGMWICAGLGLAVSLLAGYLGFVPPGTFQGARSQYVEFQLIGLLVMLVIPFLVYAYGQKSRRSRLAAPAVRPDVAPARVVVPTRHRK from the coding sequence ATGACGACAGATACCAAACCCCCCGCCAAGATCGGGGTTTTCACCTTCGTCATGATCACGGCCGCCGTGGTCGTCAGCGTCCGCACGCTGCCGATGACGGCCCAGCCCGGCATGACGACGCTTTTCCTGACGCTGGCCTCCGCACTGCTGTTCCTCGTGCCCACCGCGCTGGTCTCGGCCGAACTCGCCACCGCGTGGCCGCAGGACGGCGGCATCTTCATCTGGGTGCGCGAGGCGTTCGGCGAGCGGATCGGCTTCGTGGCCGTCTGGATGCAGTGGATCCAGATGGTGTTCGGCATGACCTCGATCATCATGGTGATCGCGGCCACCTTCGCCTACGTGTTCGACCCGGCGCTCGCCAGCAACAAGTTCTACATGCTGGCGATGATCCTCGGCATCTGGTGGGGCTGCACGCTCGTCAACATGCGCGGCGTGAAGACGCTCGGCTGGGTCTCGACGGTCTGCGTGAGCCTCGGCGTGTTCCTGCCCGGCGTGCTGCTGATCGGCTGCGGCATCACCTATGTGCTGGCCGGCCATCCGATCATGACCGACGTCTCGTGGACCTGGAGCAACCTGATCCCCAGCTTCAGCGACAGCGGCACGATGGGGCTCTTCATCGGCTTCGTGTTCGTCGTGATGGGCATGGAGGTCTCGGCCTCCAACGTATCGTCCATCAAGGACGCGCGCCGCAACTACCCGATCGCCATCATCCTCGTGTCGATCGTCATGGTGCTGCTCTCCGTGATCGGTTCGGCCGCCATCTTCGTGGCGATCCCGAAGCAGCAGATCTCGATGACGGCCGGCCTGATGCAGGCCTTCGACCTCTACTTCCGCCAGTGGGGCATGCCGTGGCTCGCGCCCGTGATGGCGCTCTGCGTCGGCCTCGGCCTGGTCGGGCAGGTCAACTCGTGGGTGCTCGGCCCGGTCCGCGGCCTGCAGGCCACCGCCAACTCCGGCGCGCTGCCCGCGTTCCTGCAGAAGTCCAACGCCCACGGCGTGCCGGTGACGCTGGTGCTGATCCAGGCATTCGCCATCACGCTGGTCGGCGTGCTGATCACGGTGATGCCGAACGTCGACAACTTCTACTTCATGTTGATGGGGCTGACCGGGCTGGTCTATCTGGTGGCCTACCTGTTCATGTTCGCGGCGGCCATCCATCTGCGCTACAAGCGCCCCGACGTGGCGCGCAGCTTCAAGGTGCCGGGCGGCAACCTCGGCATGTGGATCTGCGCCGGCCTCGGCCTCGCCGTCTCGCTGCTGGCCGGTTACCTCGGCTTCGTTCCGCCGGGCACGTTCCAGGGCGCGCGCAGCCAGTACGTGGAATTTCAGCTGATCGGCCTGCTGGTGATGCTGGTGATTCCGTTCCTCGTCTACGCGTACGGCCAGAAGAGCCGGCGCAGCCGCCTCGCGGCACCGGCCGTCCGGCCGGACGTGGCGCCCGCCCGCGTGGTGGTGCCCACGCGCCACCGCAAGTAA